A single Crateriforma conspicua DNA region contains:
- the ispG gene encoding (E)-4-hydroxy-3-methylbut-2-enyl-diphosphate synthase yields MTIERNPTRAVRIGTITIGDHHPIAVQSMTATKTQDTDATIEQAEAIRKRGAGVVRIAVDSDKDAAALAVIRDGTTANLAVDLQENFRLAEKVAPYVDKIRYNPGHLYHHQRDKPWQDKVRFIIDQAAQHDCAVRIGVNCGSVDPAKKEKYDPADSITPMLQSALEHCEFVDSLGFDRYVVSLKDSDPKQVVEVNRRFAQARPDVPLHLGVTEAGMPPEGIIKTRIAFEQLIGKGIGDTVRVSLTLPNPRKPEEIEAGQSIIDDIYAGRVRSVVNFNEGGLNIISCPSCSRVENEAFVELAADVKVMTEYAKQHDITIAVMGCRVNGPGETDDADLGLWCGPAKVNLKRGPEPLGAFGYDEILGQLRTELDKLIQQKTASAS; encoded by the coding sequence ATGACCATTGAACGAAATCCCACACGTGCCGTTCGCATCGGCACGATTACCATCGGTGATCACCACCCGATCGCGGTCCAAAGCATGACCGCGACCAAGACCCAAGACACCGACGCGACCATCGAACAGGCCGAAGCGATCCGCAAACGCGGCGCCGGTGTGGTCCGCATCGCCGTGGACAGCGACAAGGACGCGGCCGCCCTGGCCGTGATCCGCGACGGCACCACCGCCAATTTGGCGGTGGACTTGCAGGAAAACTTTCGCTTGGCCGAAAAGGTCGCGCCGTACGTCGACAAGATCCGATACAACCCCGGCCACCTGTACCATCACCAACGCGACAAACCCTGGCAAGACAAAGTCCGCTTTATCATCGACCAAGCGGCCCAGCACGACTGCGCCGTCCGTATCGGTGTTAACTGCGGCAGCGTTGATCCGGCCAAAAAAGAAAAGTACGACCCGGCGGATTCCATCACGCCGATGCTCCAAAGCGCGTTGGAACACTGCGAATTCGTCGATTCCCTGGGCTTTGATCGCTATGTCGTTTCGCTCAAAGACAGCGATCCGAAGCAGGTGGTGGAAGTCAATCGTCGCTTCGCCCAAGCCCGTCCCGATGTGCCGCTGCACCTGGGCGTGACCGAAGCCGGGATGCCGCCGGAAGGCATCATTAAAACTCGAATCGCTTTCGAACAATTGATCGGTAAAGGCATCGGCGACACCGTCCGCGTTTCCTTGACGTTACCCAACCCGCGTAAGCCCGAAGAGATCGAAGCCGGGCAATCGATCATCGATGACATCTACGCCGGACGCGTCCGCAGTGTCGTGAACTTCAACGAAGGCGGGCTGAACATCATCAGTTGCCCCAGTTGCAGCCGCGTCGAAAACGAAGCCTTCGTGGAATTGGCCGCCGACGTCAAAGTCATGACCGAATACGCCAAGCAACACGACATCACGATCGCCGTGATGGGATGCCGCGTGAACGGTCCCGGTGAAACCGACGACGCGGACCTGGGACTGTGGTGCGGGCCGGCCAAGGTCAACCTGAAACGCGGACCTGAACCGTTGGGTGCCTTCGGTTACGACGAAATCTTGGGTCAATTACGGACGGAATTGGACAAACTGATCCAACAGAAAACCGCTTCGGCCAGCTAG
- a CDS encoding polyphosphate kinase 2 family protein — MSAKEDLEFAKEHRIAPGKRPNLKKLDTKVRGPFDDKDDAKAFTAETNHKIRDLQYRMFVEEKQSLLVVLQAPDAAGKDGLIRKVLGQMNPQGCRTYPFKVPTKEERAHDFLWRIHRCTPAAGKVSVFNRSHYEDVLVVRVNDLVPKRVWKDRYKIINDFEHMLAEAGTRILKFYLHISPEEQLERFKKRLDNPDKHWKLNTGDYAARDQWDQYREAYEDAIEQCNTDHAPWHVIPADHKWYRDASVAAIVYDTFLSMDPQLPPVDVDLDEIRSLYQREAAELGKASSS, encoded by the coding sequence ATGAGTGCCAAAGAAGACCTGGAATTCGCCAAAGAACATCGGATCGCACCCGGCAAGCGTCCCAACTTGAAAAAGCTGGACACCAAAGTCCGCGGCCCGTTTGACGATAAGGATGACGCAAAGGCATTCACCGCGGAAACCAATCACAAGATTCGTGATCTGCAGTACCGCATGTTCGTGGAAGAAAAACAGTCTTTGCTGGTCGTCCTGCAGGCGCCCGACGCGGCAGGCAAAGACGGGCTGATCCGGAAAGTTCTGGGCCAGATGAATCCTCAGGGCTGCCGGACATATCCGTTCAAGGTCCCCACCAAGGAAGAACGCGCCCACGATTTCTTGTGGCGTATCCACCGCTGCACCCCCGCGGCGGGAAAAGTCAGCGTGTTCAATCGATCCCACTACGAAGACGTGCTGGTCGTCCGTGTGAATGACTTGGTCCCCAAACGGGTATGGAAGGACCGATACAAGATCATCAACGATTTCGAACACATGTTGGCCGAAGCGGGGACCCGAATCCTGAAGTTCTATCTGCACATCAGCCCGGAAGAACAACTAGAACGATTCAAGAAACGCTTGGACAATCCCGACAAGCACTGGAAACTGAACACCGGTGACTACGCGGCCCGCGATCAGTGGGACCAGTACCGCGAGGCTTACGAGGACGCGATCGAACAATGCAACACAGATCACGCCCCCTGGCACGTCATCCCCGCTGATCACAAGTGGTACCGCGATGCATCGGTCGCGGCCATTGTTTACGACACGTTCCTATCGATGGATCCACAACTGCCTCCGGTCGACGTCGACCTGGATGAAATCCGGTCCTTGTACCAGCGCGAAGCCGCCGAATTGGGCAAAGCATCATCCTCATGA
- a CDS encoding glycosyltransferase family protein codes for MPDFYQHDMITTVHDLQSATLTQLEDLIRQSTQASKIGLVLPVTASDMRAAPFDRIVQELTKADYVHTIAVTLGVAPDQDDYTETLRKVAPLGDRAKVIWTDGPEIQGLYQELIDAGIPVSTPGKGRSVWTAFGFLLADPQIDTFVLHDCDIVDYDRMLLSRLCLPMVHPALDYEFCKAFYARVTDRMHGRVVRLLVAPLLRAMKQCFSDNHFIRFLGNFRYPLSGEFSLTRNLARSNRIPSDWGLEVGTLAEVYRNTSLKRVCQVDLCRLYEHKHQAMSVEDKTKGLMKMAIDILCTIYRTLASQGVQLSRSNFITLRASYLRAAQDCIRQHSANAVVNDLQFNRHDEEVAVESFAECVTIAGDLFRNDPSGAEAIPNWTRIRAAFPNFVRQLRDAT; via the coding sequence ATGCCCGACTTTTATCAGCACGACATGATCACGACGGTTCACGACCTGCAGTCGGCGACGCTGACGCAGCTCGAAGACCTGATCCGTCAATCGACGCAGGCCAGCAAAATCGGGCTGGTGCTGCCTGTAACGGCATCGGACATGCGTGCGGCGCCGTTTGATCGAATCGTGCAGGAATTGACCAAAGCGGATTACGTCCACACGATTGCCGTCACCCTGGGGGTCGCCCCGGACCAGGACGATTACACCGAAACGCTTCGCAAAGTCGCACCGCTGGGCGATCGCGCCAAAGTCATTTGGACCGACGGACCGGAAATCCAGGGCCTGTATCAAGAACTGATCGATGCCGGGATTCCCGTTTCAACGCCGGGCAAAGGCCGCAGCGTTTGGACGGCGTTCGGCTTCTTGTTGGCCGACCCGCAGATCGACACCTTCGTTTTGCACGACTGTGACATCGTCGATTACGACCGCATGCTACTGTCGCGGCTTTGCTTGCCGATGGTGCATCCGGCGCTGGACTATGAATTTTGCAAAGCCTTTTACGCTCGCGTCACCGATCGCATGCACGGCCGCGTCGTCCGTTTGCTGGTCGCGCCCCTGTTGCGTGCGATGAAACAGTGTTTCAGCGACAACCATTTCATTCGCTTCCTGGGCAACTTTCGGTACCCGCTTTCAGGCGAATTTTCGCTGACCCGCAACCTGGCACGCAGCAACCGCATCCCCAGCGACTGGGGTCTGGAAGTCGGCACGTTGGCGGAGGTCTATCGCAACACATCGCTCAAACGTGTGTGCCAAGTCGACCTGTGCCGACTGTACGAACACAAGCACCAAGCGATGTCGGTCGAAGACAAGACCAAGGGCTTGATGAAAATGGCCATCGACATCCTGTGCACGATTTACCGCACCCTGGCCAGCCAAGGCGTCCAGCTTAGCCGCAGCAATTTCATCACCCTGCGAGCCTCCTACCTACGGGCCGCCCAGGATTGCATCCGTCAACATTCGGCCAACGCGGTCGTCAACGACTTACAATTCAATCGCCACGACGAAGAGGTCGCGGTGGAATCGTTCGCCGAATGCGTCACCATCGCTGGCGACCTTTTCCGTAACGATCCATCCGGTGCCGAAGCGATCCCCAACTGGACCCGCATCCGAGCCGCATTTCCCAATTTCGTCCGGCAACTGCGCGACGCCACATGA
- a CDS encoding NAD-dependent malic enzyme, protein MYEPAPTYAVTIRLRYPNIAGVAERITESIGQAGGSIGGVDIVKVGDGMVSRDYTVSAKDVEHGTEIVDQLRQLDDVSVVNVSDRVFLMHLGGKIEVTPTKPVKTRDDLSMAYTPGVARVCRSIADDPDASFSLTIRQNTVAVISDGSAVLGLGNIGPRAAMPVMEGKAMLFKEFAGVDAFPICLDTQDTEKVIEAVRHLAPTFGGINLEDISAPRCIEIEERLDAELEIPVFHDDQHGTAIVVLAGLQNALKRVGKSIAKVRIVINGAGSAGTAIVKMLNLAGAGEVIVCDREGAVVPADGLDKVKRWVVDNTNPNRVTGKLGEVIAGADVFIGVSAANVLTVQDIQAMADQPIVFALANPDPEIDPRLAAPHVRIMATGRSDFPNQINNVLCFPGLFRGVLKVRASTINNQMKLAAAQAIAGVIPEQDILDDYIIPSVFDRRVARAVSDAVSTAAIESGVARRTSKQPYRIH, encoded by the coding sequence ATGTACGAACCAGCTCCGACCTACGCCGTTACGATTCGTTTGCGCTATCCCAACATTGCTGGAGTGGCGGAAAGGATCACCGAATCAATCGGCCAGGCGGGTGGATCGATCGGCGGTGTCGATATCGTCAAGGTCGGCGACGGCATGGTTTCGCGCGACTATACCGTCAGTGCCAAAGACGTCGAACACGGAACCGAGATCGTCGACCAATTGCGTCAGTTGGATGACGTGTCGGTGGTCAACGTTTCCGACCGTGTCTTTCTGATGCACTTGGGTGGAAAAATCGAAGTGACACCGACCAAGCCGGTCAAAACACGAGACGATTTGTCGATGGCGTACACGCCGGGGGTCGCACGGGTGTGCCGGTCCATCGCCGACGACCCGGACGCATCTTTCTCATTGACGATTCGTCAGAACACCGTGGCCGTGATCAGCGACGGGTCGGCCGTGCTGGGATTGGGCAACATCGGTCCACGCGCGGCGATGCCCGTGATGGAAGGCAAGGCGATGTTGTTCAAGGAGTTCGCCGGCGTTGATGCCTTTCCAATTTGTTTGGACACCCAGGACACCGAAAAAGTCATCGAAGCGGTTCGGCATTTGGCACCGACCTTTGGCGGGATCAACCTGGAAGACATCTCCGCGCCGCGGTGCATCGAAATCGAAGAACGGCTGGATGCGGAATTGGAGATCCCCGTCTTTCATGACGACCAACACGGAACGGCGATCGTTGTGCTGGCAGGTTTGCAAAACGCATTGAAGCGTGTCGGCAAATCAATCGCCAAAGTGCGGATCGTGATCAACGGTGCGGGATCCGCGGGAACGGCTATCGTGAAGATGTTGAACTTGGCTGGTGCCGGCGAAGTCATCGTGTGCGATCGTGAAGGAGCCGTCGTTCCGGCCGACGGATTGGACAAAGTGAAACGCTGGGTGGTGGACAACACCAACCCCAACCGAGTGACGGGCAAACTTGGTGAAGTCATTGCCGGTGCGGACGTGTTCATCGGTGTGTCGGCCGCCAACGTGTTGACCGTCCAAGACATCCAAGCGATGGCTGATCAACCCATCGTCTTTGCATTGGCCAATCCGGATCCCGAAATTGATCCGCGATTGGCTGCCCCGCACGTTCGGATCATGGCGACCGGACGCAGCGACTTTCCGAACCAGATCAACAACGTGCTGTGCTTCCCGGGTTTGTTTCGCGGCGTGTTGAAGGTGCGTGCGTCGACAATCAACAACCAGATGAAGTTGGCGGCGGCACAAGCCATTGCCGGGGTGATTCCGGAGCAAGACATCTTGGACGACTACATCATCCCCAGCGTGTTTGACCGACGCGTCGCGCGTGCGGTCAGCGACGCGGTGTCGACGGCGGCGATCGAATCCGGGGTCGCACGGCGCACCAGTAAACAGCCGTACCGAATTCACTAG
- a CDS encoding Gfo/Idh/MocA family protein: MSSSSKGCRPNPSKADGNPAAASRRRFLKTAAAAVSAPYFVSGATMGLGAAVPPSDRVTVGGIGIGRRGTYDLGCFFEQSDVQFLAVCDVKQKQRQAIKALADLHHGNNDCDTYQDFRELLDRDDIDAVLIATGPNWHGTAACAAARAGKDMYCEKPCTKNIAESFQLADVMRRTGRVFQAGTQRRNLPHFAFACELAASGRLGKLKRVYAHPRGMTAKISGWMPPEDAPPIEEVDWDMYLGPAAYRPYNHEMMAAFHFEKGGGFVGGLGGGGVLEWGSHCVDLCQLAAGADRTAPVKYSPPRDGEMVSTYASGVELVLRENDWLPLGSCPVRFEGEDGWVETGDSGKFVLSSNELLAGRKVEEIAGYPATFHVRDFLDCVKTRSQPKANAVAACYSHIACHAANIALFLDRELEFDPVKAEFKDDAEANRLRSEATRAPWRM; the protein is encoded by the coding sequence GTGTCCTCTTCCTCGAAAGGTTGTCGGCCGAACCCGTCCAAAGCAGACGGGAATCCAGCGGCCGCATCCCGTCGTCGTTTTTTAAAAACTGCCGCGGCCGCGGTATCCGCACCCTATTTTGTTTCCGGCGCCACGATGGGCTTGGGGGCTGCGGTTCCGCCAAGCGATCGCGTCACGGTGGGCGGGATCGGAATCGGGCGTCGCGGCACTTACGACCTTGGATGTTTCTTCGAACAGTCCGATGTGCAGTTCTTGGCCGTCTGTGATGTGAAGCAGAAGCAACGCCAGGCGATCAAAGCGTTGGCCGATTTGCATCACGGCAACAACGACTGTGATACGTATCAAGATTTTCGCGAATTGTTGGATCGCGATGATATCGATGCGGTGTTGATCGCGACCGGCCCGAACTGGCATGGCACCGCGGCGTGTGCGGCGGCGCGTGCGGGCAAGGACATGTATTGCGAAAAGCCCTGCACAAAGAACATCGCCGAAAGTTTTCAATTGGCCGATGTGATGCGTCGCACCGGGCGTGTGTTCCAAGCCGGGACCCAGCGGCGAAACTTGCCGCATTTTGCTTTCGCGTGTGAACTGGCCGCGTCCGGGCGGTTGGGCAAGCTGAAACGCGTGTACGCGCACCCGCGTGGCATGACGGCAAAGATCAGCGGATGGATGCCGCCCGAAGATGCACCGCCGATCGAAGAAGTCGATTGGGACATGTATTTGGGCCCCGCCGCCTATCGTCCCTACAACCATGAAATGATGGCCGCATTCCACTTTGAAAAAGGGGGCGGATTCGTCGGTGGTCTTGGCGGCGGTGGTGTTTTGGAATGGGGGTCCCACTGTGTGGATCTTTGCCAATTGGCCGCCGGTGCCGATCGCACGGCGCCGGTGAAGTATTCGCCGCCGCGCGATGGCGAAATGGTGTCGACGTATGCCAGCGGCGTCGAATTGGTGTTGCGCGAAAACGACTGGTTGCCGTTGGGGTCGTGCCCGGTGCGATTCGAAGGCGAAGACGGTTGGGTCGAAACGGGGGACAGCGGCAAATTTGTGCTTAGCAGCAATGAACTGTTGGCCGGCCGCAAGGTCGAAGAAATCGCCGGCTATCCGGCGACGTTCCATGTGCGTGATTTCTTGGACTGTGTGAAAACACGCAGCCAACCCAAGGCCAATGCGGTAGCCGCCTGCTATTCGCATATCGCCTGTCACGCGGCCAACATCGCTTTGTTCCTGGATCGCGAGCTGGAATTCGATCCGGTGAAAGCGGAATTCAAAGACGATGCGGAAGCCAATCGCTTACGCAGCGAAGCGACCCGCGCGCCGTGGCGAATGTAG
- a CDS encoding HEAT repeat domain-containing protein, translated as MRYFAIRFGFLAAVAALTAWPTMAPAADGFRQDEQTLIDILVSEDAGKPQKAIACKKLAVYGSPKAAEALAPLLRDPEMVSWARIALEAIPGEEVDQVLIESMGDIDGRSLIGVINTLGIRGARSAVPSLIDALQNKDADVAVAAAVALGSIGGNDARQALQSAFASADDMTVRSGLAEGLILVAETAMAQDQADDAAEIYDSVAAADVPPQRRIEAIRGSILSRGSDGVDRLIETLKSDDRVKQGIALTTVRELSGDGATGALVNAIEKVDASRRALLITGLAERGDADAQDALIRQSESDDLAVRLAAIEGLQRIGDVTALPALLSAADDENVVVVASALETLSLLPDDQLEDAVISRLKDADGRAKEVLLSVVGARRIAGAKSMVIDALDAKDASIREAALQAIGQIATMDDLGMLMARAFDADNGDAAASLDALRAACVRMPDRDACAEKLDQAAANASTADRITTLELLTAMGGERSLKALADAAQSGDREIQDAATRLLGTWMTVDAAPYLLELASQPSHAYRIRALRGHLRIARQFTMNNRDRLQMANDALKVADREEEKRLILDVVRRYPTPAMLNVAVKVGQDAEMKPEAIAAAAVVLKLVGVTDKTAKALQPLWGKPMDVEIVSAKYGSAGKQKDVTELLQQHAGDSPLIRLPQSQYNSALGGDPAPGSPKELTVEYKIDGEAGQVSFAENDPIVLPLP; from the coding sequence ATGCGATACTTTGCAATACGGTTCGGATTCTTGGCCGCGGTCGCCGCGTTGACGGCCTGGCCGACGATGGCCCCCGCCGCCGATGGTTTCCGACAAGACGAACAAACGCTGATCGACATTCTGGTATCCGAAGATGCCGGAAAACCACAAAAGGCAATCGCCTGTAAAAAATTGGCGGTCTATGGTTCGCCCAAAGCGGCCGAAGCGTTGGCGCCGCTGCTGCGTGACCCTGAAATGGTGTCGTGGGCCCGCATCGCCCTGGAAGCCATTCCGGGTGAGGAAGTCGACCAAGTTTTGATCGAATCCATGGGCGACATCGACGGACGTTCGTTGATCGGCGTGATCAACACACTGGGCATTCGTGGTGCACGTTCCGCGGTGCCATCGCTGATCGATGCCTTACAGAATAAGGACGCCGATGTGGCGGTCGCCGCCGCGGTCGCGTTGGGATCCATCGGTGGCAACGATGCACGGCAAGCCCTGCAGTCGGCGTTCGCATCGGCCGATGACATGACCGTCCGATCGGGACTGGCCGAAGGCTTGATTCTGGTCGCCGAAACCGCCATGGCCCAAGATCAGGCGGACGATGCGGCGGAGATCTATGATTCGGTTGCCGCCGCTGACGTCCCACCGCAGCGACGAATCGAAGCGATTCGCGGAAGCATACTGTCACGTGGATCCGACGGCGTGGATCGTTTGATCGAAACCTTGAAGTCGGATGATCGCGTCAAGCAAGGCATCGCATTGACGACTGTCCGCGAATTGTCGGGCGATGGTGCCACCGGCGCATTGGTCAATGCCATTGAAAAAGTGGATGCGTCCCGACGCGCATTGCTGATCACCGGATTGGCCGAACGTGGCGATGCCGATGCACAAGACGCTTTGATCCGGCAATCGGAGTCGGACGATCTGGCCGTGCGGTTGGCTGCCATCGAAGGGTTGCAGCGGATCGGTGACGTCACCGCCCTGCCCGCTTTGTTGTCCGCCGCCGACGACGAAAACGTGGTGGTGGTGGCATCCGCACTGGAAACGCTTTCTCTGTTGCCCGATGACCAATTGGAAGACGCGGTCATCAGCCGGCTGAAAGATGCCGACGGTCGTGCCAAGGAAGTGCTGTTAAGTGTGGTCGGTGCGCGACGGATCGCCGGTGCCAAGTCGATGGTGATCGACGCCTTGGACGCAAAGGATGCTTCGATCCGCGAAGCGGCCCTTCAGGCGATAGGCCAGATCGCCACGATGGACGATTTGGGGATGTTGATGGCCCGAGCGTTTGATGCCGACAACGGTGACGCGGCGGCATCGTTGGACGCATTGCGTGCGGCTTGTGTGCGTATGCCCGATCGCGATGCGTGTGCGGAAAAGCTGGATCAAGCGGCCGCCAATGCTTCGACCGCAGATCGTATCACAACCTTGGAATTATTGACCGCGATGGGTGGGGAACGTTCGCTGAAGGCATTGGCCGACGCGGCGCAATCCGGCGATCGCGAGATCCAGGACGCTGCCACACGTTTGCTGGGAACTTGGATGACCGTCGACGCCGCACCCTATTTGTTGGAACTGGCGTCCCAGCCCTCGCACGCGTACCGAATCCGCGCTCTTCGTGGTCATCTGCGGATCGCACGTCAGTTCACGATGAACAATCGTGACCGATTGCAAATGGCCAATGACGCGTTGAAGGTGGCTGATCGCGAGGAAGAAAAGCGTTTGATTTTGGACGTCGTCCGTCGCTATCCAACACCGGCCATGTTGAATGTTGCGGTGAAGGTTGGACAAGACGCCGAGATGAAACCCGAAGCGATCGCCGCCGCTGCGGTGGTGCTGAAATTGGTCGGCGTGACGGACAAAACGGCCAAAGCTTTGCAACCGCTGTGGGGCAAACCGATGGATGTCGAAATCGTTTCGGCCAAGTACGGTTCGGCGGGTAAGCAAAAAGACGTGACCGAATTACTGCAACAGCATGCCGGCGATTCCCCGCTGATTCGTCTGCCCCAAAGTCAGTACAACTCGGCTTTGGGTGGCGATCCGGCCCCAGGATCCCCCAAGGAATTGACCGTTGAATACAAAATTGACGGTGAAGCCGGACAGGTCTCGTTTGCCGAAAACGATCCGATCGTTTTGCCGTTGCCCTAG
- a CDS encoding ankyrin repeat domain-containing protein, with protein MTRPHHRNLAVTFTASLLPLALVVLVGCGGTDLATVPIEGDDGLPAESSEQDAGSDDTNPTANDDTASSPNDTADPAESASTSISSSVPMMTQEAFFAAAEEGLSDAIRSGIRQGLDADAVGPEGRTPLQLASFNGHTEVVKLLLDQDAVVDHRDSAGRTALMYASTADNVDTVKLLLRRGANPNLADKVENFTPLMFAAAEGQLSVVDLLLDAGARVDSKDIDGDTAGVFAAANGHAEVAKRLEAIAETEQ; from the coding sequence ATGACGCGTCCCCACCATCGCAATCTTGCCGTTACGTTCACCGCGTCCCTGCTACCCCTGGCATTGGTGGTGCTGGTCGGATGCGGTGGCACCGATTTGGCGACCGTCCCCATCGAAGGTGACGATGGATTGCCGGCGGAATCCTCCGAACAGGATGCCGGATCGGACGACACCAACCCGACGGCCAACGACGATACCGCGTCATCCCCGAACGACACCGCCGATCCAGCGGAGTCCGCATCCACATCGATCTCCAGTTCGGTGCCGATGATGACGCAAGAAGCTTTCTTCGCCGCCGCCGAAGAAGGCTTGTCCGATGCGATTCGAAGCGGTATCCGTCAGGGGCTGGACGCGGACGCCGTGGGTCCCGAAGGACGGACCCCGCTGCAGTTGGCTTCGTTCAACGGACACACCGAAGTCGTCAAGTTGCTGTTGGATCAGGACGCGGTCGTCGATCACCGTGATTCCGCCGGACGGACCGCCCTGATGTACGCATCAACCGCCGACAACGTCGACACCGTCAAACTGTTGCTACGTCGCGGTGCGAATCCCAACTTGGCCGACAAGGTGGAAAACTTCACGCCGCTGATGTTCGCCGCAGCCGAAGGTCAACTGTCCGTGGTGGATCTGTTGCTGGACGCCGGTGCCCGAGTCGATTCCAAAGACATCGACGGTGATACCGCTGGCGTGTTCGCGGCGGCCAACGGCCACGCGGAAGTCGCCAAACGCTTGGAGGCGATTGCGGAGACCGAACAGTGA